The following proteins are co-located in the Pseudomonas synxantha genome:
- a CDS encoding N-carbamoylsarcosine amidohydrolase, protein MSEQSADANYQGVWGNRIGFGNKAALLMIDFMQGYTREGAPLFAPGVVSAVAESVELLACARRYGIAVVHTNIRYHPGHFADGGIWVKKAPVMKDMIEGNPLAAFCTEVLPQPDEVVISKQYASAFFGSSLAPMLHAQGIDTVVLAGCSTSGCIRATAVDAVQHGFRTIVVRECVGDRHPAPHEANLFDIDSKYGDVVSKQEAMRQFKEQ, encoded by the coding sequence ATGAGTGAACAATCCGCCGACGCCAACTATCAGGGCGTGTGGGGCAACCGCATCGGCTTCGGCAACAAAGCCGCGCTGCTGATGATCGACTTCATGCAGGGCTACACCCGCGAAGGCGCGCCACTGTTCGCGCCCGGCGTGGTCAGCGCCGTGGCTGAAAGCGTCGAACTGCTGGCCTGTGCGCGCCGATACGGGATTGCGGTGGTGCACACTAATATCCGCTACCATCCCGGCCATTTCGCCGACGGCGGTATCTGGGTAAAAAAGGCCCCGGTGATGAAAGACATGATCGAAGGCAACCCACTGGCGGCGTTCTGCACCGAGGTATTGCCCCAGCCTGATGAAGTGGTGATCAGCAAACAGTACGCCAGCGCATTTTTCGGCAGCAGCCTGGCCCCGATGCTGCACGCCCAAGGTATCGATACCGTGGTGCTGGCCGGCTGCTCCACCAGCGGCTGCATCCGCGCAACGGCGGTGGACGCGGTGCAGCACGGGTTCCGCACCATTGTCGTGCGTGAATGCGTCGGCGACCGCCATCCGGCGCCCCACGAAGCCAACCTGTTCGATATCGACAGCAAGTACGGTGATGTGGTGAGCAAGCAGGAGGCGATGCGCCAATTCAAGGAGCAATAA
- a CDS encoding MFS transporter, with amino-acid sequence MPIANAVPATTVADPVTTLYHKITWKLIPFLCFCYLAAYLDRINIGFAKLQMLDQLHFSETAFGLGAGLFFVGYIIFEVPSNLVLERVGAKIWIARIMITWGLLSACTMLVTSTTQFYILRFLLGAAEAGFLPGVLYYLTTWFPTHRRGRIIALFMIGLPLSSVIGGPLSGWIMGHFDQMAGLRGWQWLFLIEAVPSVLLGALTFWALPNSYQQAKWLSDEEKALLENELRKDDADGAGSKHSFRDGFFNLKVWMLGGIDFSILLSAYAMGFWMPTFIRNAGVTDTFHIGMLTALPSVAALLGMLLIGASSDKHRERRWHIIVPFFIGAAAMATSTFFTHNVAATVALFAIASAAIIGAVPVFFSLPATFLKGTAAATGFALACSVANIAGLVSNSLMGVAIDLTGSSAGALWFFAGCLMLSSLLVIALPAKLVNR; translated from the coding sequence ATGCCCATTGCGAATGCTGTGCCCGCGACTACAGTCGCCGACCCCGTCACCACGCTCTACCACAAGATCACCTGGAAGCTGATCCCGTTCCTGTGTTTCTGTTATCTGGCTGCCTACCTGGACCGCATCAACATCGGCTTCGCCAAGCTGCAGATGCTCGACCAGTTGCACTTCAGCGAAACCGCCTTCGGCCTTGGCGCCGGCTTGTTTTTCGTCGGCTACATCATCTTTGAAGTGCCCAGCAACCTGGTGCTGGAGCGGGTCGGCGCGAAGATCTGGATCGCGCGCATCATGATCACCTGGGGCTTGCTCTCGGCCTGCACCATGCTGGTCACCTCCACCACCCAGTTCTACATCCTGCGTTTTTTGCTCGGTGCCGCCGAAGCCGGTTTCCTGCCGGGGGTGCTGTATTACCTGACCACCTGGTTCCCCACTCACCGGCGTGGGCGCATCATCGCGCTGTTCATGATCGGCCTGCCGCTGTCCAGCGTGATCGGCGGCCCGCTGTCCGGCTGGATCATGGGCCACTTCGACCAGATGGCCGGGCTGCGCGGTTGGCAATGGCTATTCCTGATCGAAGCGGTACCCAGCGTGTTGCTTGGGGCGCTTACATTCTGGGCGCTGCCCAACAGCTACCAGCAAGCCAAATGGCTGTCGGATGAGGAAAAAGCCCTGCTGGAAAACGAGCTGCGCAAAGACGACGCCGATGGCGCCGGCAGCAAGCACAGCTTTCGTGACGGTTTCTTCAACCTCAAGGTGTGGATGCTCGGCGGTATCGACTTCTCGATCCTGCTCAGTGCCTATGCCATGGGCTTCTGGATGCCCACCTTCATCCGCAATGCCGGGGTCACCGACACCTTCCATATCGGCATGCTCACCGCGCTGCCCAGCGTGGCCGCACTGCTCGGCATGCTGCTGATCGGCGCCAGTTCCGACAAGCACCGCGAACGCCGCTGGCACATCATCGTGCCGTTTTTCATCGGCGCAGCGGCGATGGCCACCAGCACTTTCTTCACCCATAACGTAGCTGCCACCGTGGCGTTGTTCGCGATTGCCTCAGCCGCCATCATCGGTGCCGTGCCGGTGTTTTTCAGCCTGCCGGCGACCTTTCTCAAAGGCACTGCCGCGGCCACCGGGTTTGCCCTGGCCTGTTCGGTTGCCAATATCGCGGGCCTGGTGAGCAACTCGCTGATGGGCGTGGCGATCGACCTAACCGGCAGCAGTGCGGGCGCGCTGTGGTTTTTTGCCGGCTGCCTGATGCTCAGCAGTTTGCTGGTGATTGCGCTGCCAGCGAAACTGGTGAACCGTTGA
- a CDS encoding PLP-dependent aminotransferase family protein — protein sequence MPSLPKYQEIYRRFRLSIDQGQLRPGERVPSVRALAQELKVARGTVEAAYQLLVSEGFFQARGQAGTVIAATLAPVKLKPLPRQPSLVSGPRPLQMGLPALDAFPRKLWARLVTRQVRRIDADSLAMGDEQGAQALRVAIASYLALYRGVECTPSQVFVCAGYAGCLTLLCDALGMAGQACWFEDPGYLHARQLLRHQGVTLVPVPVDHDGLDVQQGIQRGEQARLAIVTPAHQSPLGVALSPTRRRALLGWARAQASWVVEDDYDSEFRYQGQPLAALKSQDADDRVIYAGSFSKMLFPGLRLGYLVVPAALIDTFQHSAKVLQQRSAQLLQLTAADFLEQGHFTRHLKKMRGLYAQRRAMLVQALQAHCAAFLQVDEQAGGINLLARLRVQVPDVQVAEAANMAGLGVQPLSGWTLEAGGGQGLLMGFTNVATPGQATDLALKLLEILQACAAQALNGSPVSLAAQSPANC from the coding sequence ATGCCGTCACTGCCCAAATACCAGGAAATCTATCGACGCTTTCGCCTGTCTATCGACCAGGGCCAACTGCGCCCTGGCGAGCGTGTCCCTTCGGTTCGCGCACTGGCCCAGGAACTCAAGGTGGCGCGGGGTACCGTTGAGGCGGCGTATCAGTTGCTGGTCAGCGAAGGTTTTTTCCAGGCCCGTGGGCAGGCCGGTACGGTGATTGCCGCAACGCTGGCACCGGTCAAGTTAAAGCCATTGCCCAGGCAGCCATCGCTGGTCAGCGGGCCGCGCCCACTGCAAATGGGCTTGCCAGCGCTGGATGCCTTCCCGCGTAAATTGTGGGCACGCCTGGTCACCCGGCAAGTGCGGCGCATCGATGCCGACAGCCTGGCGATGGGCGACGAACAGGGAGCCCAGGCATTGCGGGTGGCGATTGCCAGCTACCTGGCGTTGTACCGCGGCGTGGAATGCACGCCCAGCCAAGTGTTTGTGTGTGCCGGCTACGCCGGGTGCCTGACACTGCTGTGCGATGCATTGGGCATGGCGGGACAGGCTTGCTGGTTCGAAGACCCGGGCTACCTGCATGCACGACAATTGTTGCGCCATCAGGGGGTGACGCTGGTGCCGGTGCCTGTGGATCACGATGGGCTGGATGTGCAGCAGGGCATCCAGCGCGGCGAGCAGGCGCGACTGGCGATCGTCACACCGGCGCACCAGAGCCCGCTGGGGGTGGCACTGAGCCCGACGCGGCGACGGGCCTTGCTGGGGTGGGCTCGGGCGCAGGCCAGTTGGGTGGTCGAGGATGATTATGACAGCGAGTTTCGTTACCAGGGCCAGCCCTTGGCTGCACTTAAGAGCCAGGACGCCGATGACCGGGTGATCTATGCCGGCAGCTTCAGCAAGATGCTGTTTCCCGGTTTGCGCTTGGGTTACCTGGTGGTGCCGGCGGCATTGATCGACACATTTCAGCACAGTGCCAAGGTGTTGCAGCAGCGCAGTGCACAGCTACTGCAACTGACGGCGGCGGACTTTCTGGAGCAGGGGCACTTCACTCGGCATTTGAAGAAGATGCGCGGCTTGTATGCGCAGCGCAGGGCGATGCTGGTGCAAGCGCTGCAGGCGCATTGTGCAGCGTTCCTGCAGGTGGATGAGCAGGCCGGCGGGATCAATTTGCTTGCGCGATTGCGCGTGCAGGTGCCGGATGTGCAGGTTGCAGAGGCCGCCAACATGGCCGGCCTGGGCGTTCAACCCTTGTCCGGCTGGACCCTCGAAGCCGGGGGCGGGCAGGGATTGCTGATGGGTTTCACCAATGTGGCAACGCCAGGGCAGGCCACGGACCTGGCCCTGAAGCTGTTGGAGATCTTGCAGGCGTGTGCGGCTCAAGCGCTCAACGGTTCACCAGTTTCGCTGGCAGCGCAATCACCAGCAAACTGCTGA
- a CDS encoding carboxymuconolactone decarboxylase family protein, which produces MKHRLDYALAAPDGYKALGSVHSYIHRCGLEKELIDLVYLRVSQLNGCAYCLDSHSRDLLKQGVSLEKIMLLATWHEAPVLFTRRESAALAWAEVVTQVAQSQVPDADYAAVAAVFSDKEVADLTLAISLMNALNRVAISFRKVPAAIKAHLENLNHE; this is translated from the coding sequence ATGAAACACCGTCTCGATTACGCCCTGGCCGCCCCCGATGGCTACAAAGCGCTGGGCTCCGTGCACAGCTATATCCACCGCTGCGGCCTGGAGAAAGAACTGATCGACCTCGTATACCTGCGGGTCTCGCAGCTCAATGGCTGCGCCTATTGCCTGGACTCCCATTCCCGCGATCTGCTCAAACAGGGGGTGAGCCTGGAAAAGATCATGTTGCTGGCCACCTGGCACGAAGCGCCAGTGCTGTTCACACGCCGTGAAAGCGCGGCGCTGGCCTGGGCCGAGGTAGTCACGCAGGTCGCGCAAAGCCAGGTCCCGGATGCCGACTACGCCGCCGTCGCGGCTGTATTCAGTGACAAGGAAGTCGCCGACCTGACCCTGGCAATTTCCTTGATGAACGCGCTGAACCGCGTCGCCATCAGCTTTCGCAAGGTACCGGCAGCGATCAAGGCGCACCTGGAGAACCTCAACCATGAATGA
- a CDS encoding GNAT family N-acetyltransferase — protein MNEHVEFQLMETVADCMVSFDIMRQLRPHLTDASAFAGQVQRQRENGYRLLAAREHGRVIGLAGYRLTENTLYGRFIYVDDLVVDASLQRRRLGEQLLERVRQAARALGYRYLVLDTGMHMALAQRFYFRQGLLPLGMHFSQDLSQ, from the coding sequence ATGAATGAGCACGTCGAGTTCCAGCTGATGGAAACCGTGGCCGACTGCATGGTCAGTTTCGACATCATGCGACAATTACGTCCGCACCTGACCGACGCCAGCGCCTTCGCCGGGCAGGTCCAGCGCCAACGGGAAAACGGCTACCGCTTGCTGGCCGCCCGCGAGCACGGACGGGTGATTGGCCTGGCCGGTTACCGCCTCACGGAAAATACCCTCTACGGCCGCTTTATCTATGTCGATGACCTGGTCGTGGACGCCTCCCTGCAACGCAGGCGCCTGGGTGAACAGCTACTTGAGCGGGTACGCCAGGCAGCCCGTGCCCTGGGCTATCGTTACCTGGTGCTGGACACCGGCATGCATATGGCCCTGGCCCAGCGTTTCTATTTCCGCCAGGGCTTGCTGCCGCTAGGCATGCACTTTTCCCAGGACCTCAGCCAATGA
- a CDS encoding FMN-dependent NADH-azoreductase, which translates to MTRALLLSFSPHGKAAQTFKLARALLTDLMPNAQVSERDYGSQALPALTREYATALTTPGGLNADAMALSEQLIVELQACELLILCTPVHNFTVPAALKAWIDHVVRIHRSFTLNEQFAKVGLLGDRRTFVLVSSGNARKGHEPDFLTPYLTAILATVGIHSVEFVYLGAMVRGEAAVNRALEQAHRQLSAAISAGL; encoded by the coding sequence ATGACCCGTGCCCTGTTGCTCAGTTTCAGCCCCCATGGCAAAGCCGCGCAGACGTTCAAGCTGGCCCGCGCCCTGCTCACTGACCTGATGCCCAACGCCCAGGTCAGCGAACGCGACTACGGTAGCCAGGCGTTGCCAGCGCTGACCCGTGAGTACGCCACTGCACTGACGACACCAGGCGGCCTGAATGCCGATGCGATGGCGCTGTCCGAACAGTTGATCGTCGAATTGCAAGCCTGCGAGCTGTTGATCCTCTGTACCCCAGTGCACAATTTCACCGTACCGGCGGCGCTGAAGGCATGGATCGACCACGTGGTGCGCATACACCGCAGCTTTACGCTCAATGAACAGTTCGCCAAAGTCGGCCTGCTGGGGGATCGGCGCACCTTCGTGCTGGTGAGTTCCGGCAATGCGCGCAAGGGGCATGAGCCTGACTTTCTTACGCCCTACCTGACCGCCATCCTGGCCACCGTGGGCATTCACTCCGTGGAGTTCGTCTACCTGGGCGCCATGGTCCGCGGCGAAGCAGCCGTCAACCGTGCCCTGGAGCAGGCACACCGGCAGTTGTCCGCGGCAATCAGCGCTGGCCTATAA
- a CDS encoding MalY/PatB family protein, whose product MSFDFDTLHSRLGTGSTKWSRYSQDVLPMWIADMDIAAPPAVLQALHARLDQQILGYSMAGDDVRDAIVADLWAKYAWRVQPEELLFLPGVEPGFNMALHAFVQPGQAVVLQTPNYRPIRLAPGHWGLPRIEVPFGLIDGEYITPMPAMREALSGAGALLLSNPHNPIGKVFPREELLAVANACLEHGALIISDEIHAELCFDGRRHIPTASLSPEISQRTITLMSASKAYNVAGLKTCFAVVQNAELRERFNQARCGMVDSVSPLGLEATRAAYSQCGDWLAALVQYLQANRDYLLDAVKTRLPGVVMHAPQGTFLAWLDCSALGLDDPQQFFLEQAKVGLSAGIEFGDDSQPFVRLNFGCPRAMLEEGVRRMEISLQKR is encoded by the coding sequence ATGAGCTTTGATTTCGACACCCTCCACTCGCGCCTCGGCACCGGCAGTACCAAGTGGAGCCGTTACTCGCAAGACGTTCTGCCGATGTGGATCGCCGACATGGACATCGCCGCGCCACCCGCCGTATTGCAAGCTCTGCATGCACGACTCGACCAGCAGATCCTCGGCTACAGCATGGCCGGCGACGACGTGCGCGACGCTATCGTCGCCGACCTGTGGGCCAAGTACGCCTGGCGCGTGCAACCTGAAGAGCTGCTGTTCCTGCCCGGCGTCGAACCTGGTTTCAACATGGCCCTGCATGCCTTTGTCCAACCCGGCCAGGCGGTGGTGTTGCAAACCCCCAACTATCGGCCGATTCGCCTGGCCCCCGGCCATTGGGGCCTGCCGCGCATCGAAGTGCCATTTGGACTGATCGACGGCGAATACATCACGCCAATGCCCGCCATGCGCGAGGCATTGAGCGGTGCCGGCGCACTGCTGCTGAGCAACCCGCACAACCCTATCGGCAAGGTCTTCCCCCGCGAAGAACTGCTGGCGGTGGCCAACGCCTGCCTGGAACACGGCGCACTGATCATCAGTGACGAAATCCACGCCGAACTGTGCTTCGACGGCCGCCGCCACATTCCCACCGCCAGCCTCAGCCCCGAGATCTCCCAACGCACCATCACCCTGATGTCGGCGAGCAAGGCGTATAACGTCGCCGGCTTGAAGACTTGCTTTGCCGTGGTGCAGAACGCCGAGCTGCGCGAGCGCTTCAACCAGGCGCGCTGCGGCATGGTCGACAGCGTCAGCCCGCTGGGCCTGGAAGCCACCCGCGCCGCCTACAGCCAATGCGGCGACTGGCTCGCTGCACTGGTGCAGTACCTGCAGGCCAACCGCGACTACCTGCTCGATGCGGTAAAGACCCGCCTGCCCGGCGTGGTGATGCACGCGCCCCAAGGCACCTTCCTGGCGTGGCTCGATTGCAGTGCCCTGGGCCTGGACGACCCGCAGCAGTTTTTCCTGGAACAGGCCAAGGTCGGCTTGAGTGCGGGAATCGAGTTTGGCGATGACAGCCAGCCATTCGTACGCCTGAATTTCGGCTGCCCGCGGGCGATGCTCGAGGAAGGTGTGCGGCGCATGGAAATCAGCTTACAAAAGCGCTGA
- a CDS encoding dermonecrotic toxin domain-containing protein, with product MILPPHTQPSPVWDFKPITGEKPAAMPSYSIFEPAQPQVTDSRLPSMARQKADYKQLLQATHNALPSVRDEAKKWAEEMLLKLTGLNVDADKVFLNRFQQAQSANTATGWEHLGEEPTISQALPDALLGNFNEHDSLPGVLDQQAGLYKTGRGQSTKGGYGAHNQFALAPSQLMHESWKSDFQAHMTGKLEHFWRDHGDDYRTCLKGEFVYQARQQLKGYERASPAEREQMPAEQRFTRADYRLVMGAVANLPLDENQALSVDQLRAQAPVKGVVLTHLFDINGLPANDILRFTAVDDGPARQLGDRRDGVQILYIPGHQPAFLRFDSLTAMDQWVAAQGRDADKRKALQAHFPLRDRQDNGVGFWSDIKAFITGDHQSNKGVDTALSYLGSGYWDSLEGTVIDSANVRIQGDVFSVIKDATQQRMTSDADIMIKSNSEVTRDTWLNDLTVAAGLAAKFAVIGEPIAVGAAVVTGFTETLLGTEKALSGDTQAERRHGAMTALDGALNTLFSAAGGTTREPPLEQPSTIAVRPELFADGQQALVIEHPLSATAYTLPRANGYDLVDRNRVYRYLYSRPGELTDLESTAHTAPLEGFEAFCPVPGLGGRVRRGANDECFAKVIADLPDAERALQALEHVRLFPSRAGLFKRARTVVYEKRLHEWVEGETGAKLVPVANGERITYRSRVQGQVIADPGFGFYAGHGARALAEDTRVVKLNSISKASDDQRQVMGVVVTSGSQRYLVVEADTAEFYYAPLGSAQTGDITFKKCGPMETGLAQGYRQFMSAHHPVQLVDADFIALPPLKKVYKQLKRSGFREADINELKQQCKGMSPEQQREVAYQLQQANAILKPDVALRPRRVAPLQTPPGFAQWPAKRQNQFYAEHAKDSVNQALKATGLGPGNQVRSATDVARADAATITLGWLRRTTDLKARHAGDLIMKTGAGNCGEMAILAREILHKSGARAAEWHAGNAHAFTVVGGPTGPVKPTVQNPPGPTPGLSIHGLISPARPPTT from the coding sequence ATGATCCTGCCGCCCCACACCCAGCCCTCGCCGGTCTGGGATTTCAAACCCATCACCGGCGAAAAACCCGCGGCGATGCCGTCCTACTCGATTTTCGAGCCGGCGCAGCCCCAGGTGACCGATAGCCGCCTTCCCTCGATGGCCCGTCAGAAAGCCGACTACAAGCAACTGTTGCAGGCCACGCACAATGCGCTGCCCAGCGTGCGCGACGAGGCAAAAAAATGGGCTGAAGAAATGCTGCTCAAGTTGACCGGCCTCAACGTAGATGCCGACAAAGTCTTCCTGAATCGCTTCCAGCAAGCACAAAGTGCCAACACTGCCACCGGCTGGGAGCACTTGGGGGAGGAACCGACGATTTCCCAGGCGCTGCCGGACGCGCTGCTCGGCAACTTTAACGAACACGACTCGCTACCGGGCGTGCTTGACCAGCAAGCCGGTTTGTATAAGACGGGCCGTGGGCAAAGCACAAAAGGCGGCTATGGCGCCCATAACCAGTTTGCCCTGGCGCCCTCCCAACTGATGCATGAGAGCTGGAAAAGCGACTTCCAGGCGCACATGACGGGAAAACTCGAGCATTTCTGGCGTGACCATGGCGATGATTACCGCACCTGCCTCAAAGGTGAGTTCGTCTACCAGGCCCGCCAGCAGCTCAAGGGCTACGAGCGAGCCTCGCCCGCCGAACGCGAGCAGATGCCGGCCGAGCAGCGCTTCACCCGGGCAGACTACCGTCTGGTCATGGGCGCGGTCGCCAACTTGCCGCTGGATGAAAACCAAGCCCTGAGCGTCGACCAACTGCGTGCGCAGGCGCCGGTCAAAGGCGTGGTATTGACCCACCTGTTCGATATCAACGGGTTGCCCGCCAACGACATCCTGCGCTTTACCGCCGTCGATGACGGCCCTGCCCGGCAATTGGGTGACCGCCGTGACGGTGTGCAAATCCTCTATATCCCCGGCCATCAACCGGCATTCCTGCGCTTTGACTCCCTGACCGCCATGGACCAATGGGTAGCCGCACAGGGCCGCGACGCCGATAAGCGCAAGGCGCTGCAAGCACACTTCCCCCTCAGGGATCGGCAAGACAACGGCGTCGGGTTCTGGAGCGATATCAAAGCCTTCATCACCGGCGATCATCAATCGAACAAAGGCGTCGACACCGCCCTGAGTTACCTGGGCAGCGGCTACTGGGACAGTCTTGAAGGCACCGTCATCGACAGCGCCAACGTACGTATCCAGGGCGATGTATTCAGCGTGATCAAAGACGCCACGCAACAGCGTATGACCAGCGATGCAGACATCATGATCAAGTCCAACAGCGAGGTCACCCGCGACACCTGGCTCAACGACCTGACAGTGGCAGCGGGGCTGGCCGCCAAATTCGCCGTGATTGGCGAACCGATTGCCGTGGGCGCCGCCGTCGTGACCGGCTTTACCGAGACCCTATTGGGCACTGAAAAAGCCCTCAGCGGCGACACCCAGGCGGAGCGTAGACACGGCGCCATGACGGCATTGGATGGCGCGCTCAACACCTTGTTCTCGGCAGCCGGCGGTACAACCAGGGAGCCGCCCCTTGAACAGCCCAGCACGATAGCTGTGCGCCCGGAGCTGTTCGCCGACGGCCAACAGGCGCTGGTCATCGAACATCCGTTGAGCGCCACTGCTTATACCCTGCCGCGGGCCAACGGCTACGACCTGGTGGACCGCAACCGGGTCTATCGTTACCTTTACAGCAGGCCAGGCGAGCTTACTGACCTGGAGTCAACTGCACACACCGCCCCGCTGGAAGGCTTCGAAGCGTTTTGCCCAGTGCCTGGGCTGGGTGGGCGGGTGCGCCGCGGCGCCAATGATGAATGCTTCGCCAAAGTCATTGCAGACCTGCCCGACGCCGAACGTGCCCTGCAAGCCCTCGAACACGTGCGGTTGTTTCCGTCCAGGGCCGGGCTGTTCAAGCGTGCACGCACGGTGGTCTATGAAAAACGCCTGCACGAATGGGTTGAAGGCGAGACCGGCGCCAAGTTGGTGCCGGTCGCCAATGGCGAGCGCATCACCTACAGGTCACGGGTACAGGGCCAGGTCATCGCCGACCCGGGGTTCGGTTTTTACGCAGGCCACGGCGCGCGCGCTCTCGCTGAAGACACGCGGGTGGTCAAGCTCAACAGTATCAGCAAGGCCAGCGATGACCAACGCCAGGTCATGGGTGTGGTGGTCACCAGTGGCAGCCAGCGATACCTGGTGGTGGAAGCTGACACCGCCGAGTTCTATTACGCACCGCTGGGAAGCGCCCAAACCGGCGATATCACCTTCAAAAAGTGCGGGCCTATGGAGACGGGCCTCGCCCAGGGTTACCGCCAGTTCATGAGCGCTCACCACCCTGTGCAGCTCGTGGATGCGGACTTCATCGCCCTGCCCCCTCTCAAGAAGGTTTACAAGCAGCTGAAGCGCTCAGGTTTTCGCGAAGCTGACATCAATGAGCTTAAACAGCAATGCAAGGGCATGAGCCCTGAACAGCAACGGGAAGTGGCTTACCAATTGCAGCAGGCCAACGCCATCCTGAAACCGGATGTAGCGTTACGCCCCCGCCGTGTCGCCCCCCTGCAAACACCCCCTGGCTTTGCGCAATGGCCGGCGAAACGTCAAAACCAGTTCTATGCCGAGCACGCCAAGGACAGCGTCAATCAGGCCCTCAAGGCCACCGGATTGGGGCCTGGCAACCAGGTACGCTCAGCCACCGATGTGGCCAGGGCTGATGCGGCAACCATTACCTTGGGCTGGTTGCGGCGCACCACTGATCTCAAGGCCCGCCATGCAGGCGACCTGATCATGAAGACCGGCGCAGGCAATTGCGGCGAAATGGCGATCCTGGCCAGGGAAATTCTCCACAAGAGTGGCGCCAGGGCCGCCGAATGGCATGCAGGCAATGCGCACGCTTTCACCGTCGTCGGAGGCCCGACAGGTCCTGTGAAGCCCACCGTGCAGAACCCGCCTGGGCCAACGCCTGGGTTGTCGATCCATGGGCTGATATCGCCTGCCCGGCCTCCGACTACATAG
- a CDS encoding TOBE domain-containing protein codes for MTIKAINVRNQFKGVIKEILLGEVVSEIDVQTASGIVTSVITTRSVRDLELKVGSEVIAFVKSTEVSIAKL; via the coding sequence ATGACCATCAAAGCGATCAACGTGCGCAACCAGTTCAAGGGCGTGATCAAGGAGATCCTGCTGGGGGAAGTGGTGTCGGAAATCGACGTGCAGACCGCGTCCGGGATTGTGACGTCCGTCATTACCACGCGCTCTGTGCGTGACTTGGAATTGAAAGTAGGCAGTGAAGTGATCGCTTTTGTGAAGTCCACTGAAGTGTCCATCGCCAAGTTGTAG
- a CDS encoding ribonucleotide-diphosphate reductase subunit beta, with translation MLSWDEVDNEDTGAAVIKGANAGHASEANMDRLDGAGAAAAIEARAVTASDSAAIVRAKAALDKLDVAEGLAELEGASARVAVDEKRMINCRADLNQLVPFKYDWAWQKYLDGCANHWMPQEVNMTADIALWKNPEGLTDDERRIVMRNLGFFSTADSLVANNLVLAVYRLITNPECRQYILRQAFEEAIHTHAYQYCIESLAMDEGEIFNMYHEIPSVAKKAAWGLKYTRSISDPKFETGTVDTDKELLRNLVAYYCVLEGIFFYCGFTQILSMGRRNKMTGVAEQFQYILRDESMHLNFGIDVINQIKIENPHLWDAEMKEEATQMILQGTQLEIEYARDTMPRGVLGMNAVMMEDYLKFIANRRLSQIGLKEEYPGTTNPFPWMSEIMDLKKEKNFFETRVIEYQTGGALSWD, from the coding sequence ATGCTGAGTTGGGATGAAGTCGACAACGAAGACACCGGTGCAGCGGTGATCAAGGGCGCCAACGCCGGCCATGCGAGCGAAGCCAACATGGACCGCCTCGACGGTGCCGGCGCCGCCGCCGCCATCGAAGCCCGCGCCGTCACTGCCAGTGATTCGGCCGCCATCGTGCGCGCCAAGGCTGCCCTGGACAAACTCGACGTCGCCGAAGGCCTCGCCGAACTCGAAGGCGCCTCCGCCCGCGTCGCCGTCGACGAAAAGCGCATGATCAACTGCCGCGCCGACCTCAACCAACTGGTGCCTTTCAAGTACGACTGGGCCTGGCAGAAATACCTCGACGGCTGCGCCAACCACTGGATGCCGCAAGAGGTCAACATGACCGCCGACATCGCCCTGTGGAAAAACCCCGAAGGCCTGACCGACGACGAACGCCGCATCGTCATGCGTAACCTCGGCTTCTTCTCCACCGCCGACTCGTTGGTCGCCAACAACCTGGTGCTGGCCGTGTACCGCCTGATCACCAACCCGGAATGCCGCCAGTACATCCTGCGCCAAGCCTTCGAAGAAGCGATCCACACCCACGCCTACCAGTACTGCATCGAATCGTTGGCCATGGATGAAGGCGAGATCTTCAACATGTACCACGAGATTCCATCGGTCGCTAAAAAAGCCGCCTGGGGCCTGAAGTACACCCGCTCGATCTCCGATCCGAAGTTCGAAACCGGCACCGTCGACACCGACAAGGAACTGCTGCGCAACCTGGTCGCCTACTACTGCGTGCTGGAAGGCATCTTCTTCTACTGCGGCTTCACCCAGATCCTGTCCATGGGCCGCCGCAACAAAATGACCGGCGTGGCCGAGCAGTTCCAGTACATCCTGCGCGACGAGTCGATGCACCTGAACTTCGGTATCGATGTGATCAACCAGATCAAAATCGAAAACCCGCACTTGTGGGATGCCGAGATGAAGGAAGAAGCGACCCAGATGATCCTGCAAGGGACTCAGTTGGAGATCGAATACGCTCGTGACACCATGCCTCGCGGCGTGTTGGGCATGAACGCGGTGATGATGGAGGACTACCTCAAGTTCATTGCTAACCGTCGGTTGTCGCAGATTGGTTTGAAGGAAGAGTACCCAGGCACGACTAACCCGTTCCCGTGGATGAGCGAGATCATGGATTTGAAGAAAGAGAAGAACTTCTTCGAAACCCGCGTGATCGAGTACCAAACTGGCGGCGCGTTGAGCTGGGATTGA